The Shewanella sp. MTB7 genome includes a window with the following:
- a CDS encoding PilW family protein yields the protein MRQLILNKNKQASGFSLVELMVAMVISLFLSAGLFSMFNMSATNVTTTSQFNQLQENGRIAIALIERDISQLGFMGDMTGTDFVLGANTQIPAGVVPNDCVGAGANNATLPNNQPSHFRRLWGYESGVSANSFACLNSVNSSTDVLQIKRLIGPATATPNVNTRYYMAATPNQAIFFVGNPIAPVLANARFWVYQHHIYYIADDGDIPVLRRRTLSVNNGMANEDQLVEGIENLRILYGFDNDGDNSADSFMPVQNVTNLMWDNELFQRLVALRVFVLVRAIEADKSYTNNTDYILGDKTILAAKDHFRRKVVSTTVVLENPVLIR from the coding sequence ATGAGACAATTAATACTAAATAAAAACAAACAAGCGTCGGGGTTTTCTCTGGTCGAGCTTATGGTTGCCATGGTGATCAGTTTGTTTCTTTCTGCTGGCCTTTTCTCAATGTTCAATATGTCTGCGACCAATGTTACAACCACAAGTCAATTTAACCAACTGCAAGAAAATGGTCGTATTGCGATCGCACTGATAGAGAGAGATATCAGTCAACTTGGTTTTATGGGGGATATGACGGGCACTGACTTTGTGCTTGGTGCGAATACTCAAATACCAGCAGGCGTCGTACCTAACGACTGTGTCGGTGCTGGCGCGAATAACGCAACATTGCCTAACAATCAGCCCTCTCATTTTAGGCGACTGTGGGGGTATGAAAGTGGAGTGAGTGCTAATTCCTTTGCTTGTCTTAATAGCGTAAACAGCAGCACAGATGTGTTACAGATTAAAAGACTCATTGGTCCTGCAACCGCGACGCCTAATGTTAATACAAGATATTACATGGCAGCCACACCAAATCAGGCCATATTTTTTGTTGGTAATCCGATCGCGCCGGTTTTGGCAAATGCAAGGTTTTGGGTATATCAGCATCATATCTATTATATCGCCGATGACGGTGACATTCCCGTGTTAAGACGTAGAACATTAAGTGTCAATAATGGCATGGCTAATGAAGATCAACTTGTCGAAGGAATCGAAAATTTAAGAATCTTGTATGGTTTCGATAACGATGGCGATAATTCGGCGGATAGTTTTATGCCAGTGCAAAATGTAACAAATTTGATGTGGGACAATGAATTGTTTCAACGATTAGTTGCTCTGAGAGTATTCGTCTTAGTTAGAGCTATAGAGGCTGACAAGAGTTATACCAACAATACCGATTACATTTTGGGTGATAAAACCATTTTAGCTGCGAAAGATCACTTTAGACGAAAAGTTGTTTCGACGACAGTGGTGCTCGAAAATCCAGTGCTAATTAGGTAA
- the pilV gene encoding type IV pilus modification protein PilV codes for MTQVKNEIEGFSLIEVLVSLVILVIGLIGIFNLHIVSKRSSFESFQQTQASYYVNDIINRMKLNRTQLNNYNGTFSGALSLPGTSCDVAVNAAAVICTNVETRLWDLYQWEQLFGGASEKLSGRDVGGLDTPTACIQAQANGQVLVVMTWRGIRRLSDGAENATGDNASFTKGCGTSGDRRRVYSIDTVII; via the coding sequence TTGACGCAGGTAAAAAATGAGATAGAAGGCTTCTCTTTGATCGAAGTGTTAGTGTCGTTGGTGATACTAGTCATAGGTCTTATCGGCATTTTTAATTTGCATATTGTCTCTAAGAGAAGCAGTTTTGAGTCATTTCAACAGACTCAAGCTTCTTACTATGTCAATGATATTATTAATCGAATGAAGCTAAATCGTACTCAGTTGAACAACTATAATGGCACTTTTAGCGGCGCTCTCTCCCTCCCCGGAACTTCTTGTGATGTCGCTGTTAATGCTGCCGCAGTGATATGTACTAATGTCGAAACACGGCTTTGGGATCTATATCAATGGGAGCAACTATTCGGCGGAGCTTCTGAAAAACTCAGTGGCCGTGATGTAGGTGGTTTAGATACTCCTACAGCCTGTATTCAAGCCCAAGCAAATGGACAAGTACTTGTCGTGATGACATGGAGGGGAATTAGGCGTTTATCAGATGGTGCTGAAAATGCTACCGGTGATAATGCTAGTTTCACTAAGGGGTGTGGTACCAGTGGTGACAGACGTAGAGTTTATTCAATTGATACAGTGATCATATAG
- a CDS encoding pilus assembly PilX family protein: protein MKKQKGIVLFFSLIVLVIMTVIGVALAVNSTQSIRMAGAGSERIEAMAAAHGALDSVVSINKGVALANLTGEINAGTMLGVTSTITPLQLEDVSCQRSANANSSNLVSCRRSEISSVSSFGRNDMGRLTVVAGVEQEVLTGS, encoded by the coding sequence ATGAAGAAGCAAAAAGGAATAGTCCTATTCTTCTCACTGATAGTCCTTGTCATTATGACAGTCATCGGTGTCGCCCTCGCGGTAAATTCAACTCAGTCTATAAGAATGGCTGGAGCGGGTTCAGAGCGGATAGAGGCTATGGCTGCGGCTCATGGGGCCTTAGATAGTGTTGTCAGTATTAATAAAGGGGTTGCGCTGGCAAATTTAACTGGCGAAATTAATGCAGGCACTATGTTAGGTGTGACAAGTACGATCACCCCTTTGCAGCTTGAAGATGTGAGTTGTCAGCGAAGTGCTAATGCAAACTCGTCTAATTTAGTGAGTTGTCGCCGTTCTGAAATATCGAGTGTATCCAGTTTCGGACGCAATGATATGGGACGATTAACCGTTGTTGCAGGGGTAGAGCAAGAAGTGCTCACTGGGAGTTAA
- a CDS encoding LacI family DNA-binding transcriptional regulator has protein sequence MKVTINDVAKYAGVSIKTVSRVTNNEPSVKQATIDKVNDAIRALDYQPNLAARNLAGTKSYIIGFIYDNPNAYYVIDMQNGILTSCKKLGYDLLIHPCNAKSDNICNELTTMVKHARLAGLVLTPPLSEDPKILKALDDINANYVRIIAGEKVKADTGLAVLVNDKHGAVSITQHLIDLGHKKIAFLSGDQHHESTKERLAGFTQAMESNKLQIESNNIIAGQYSFESGVEGAKELLKRTQSNRPTAIVACNDEIAAGALFAARLEGLNIPSDLSIVGFEDSPFSRQTWPKLTTVHQPTQKIAQMATELLIAKRRSVDAELAKIFIPEPVIRDSSSKAPT, from the coding sequence ATGAAAGTCACTATAAATGACGTTGCTAAGTATGCTGGTGTCTCAATAAAAACGGTTTCTAGGGTCACCAATAACGAGCCTTCGGTAAAGCAAGCGACGATAGATAAAGTCAATGATGCGATAAGAGCACTAGACTACCAGCCCAACTTAGCCGCTCGGAATTTAGCGGGAACAAAGTCCTATATCATCGGTTTTATTTATGATAATCCGAATGCTTACTATGTTATTGATATGCAAAATGGCATTTTAACGTCATGCAAAAAATTAGGATATGATCTCCTCATCCATCCTTGCAACGCGAAATCCGACAACATCTGTAACGAATTAACAACCATGGTTAAACACGCCAGATTAGCTGGCTTAGTGTTAACGCCACCACTTTCTGAAGACCCTAAAATATTAAAAGCACTTGATGATATAAATGCAAACTATGTTCGGATTATAGCCGGAGAGAAAGTTAAAGCTGACACAGGCTTAGCCGTTCTTGTTAACGATAAACACGGAGCCGTGAGTATCACTCAACATCTTATCGATTTAGGTCATAAAAAAATTGCTTTCTTAAGTGGTGACCAACATCACGAGTCTACCAAAGAACGCTTAGCGGGTTTCACACAAGCAATGGAAAGCAACAAGCTTCAGATCGAAAGTAACAATATTATTGCAGGCCAGTACTCATTTGAATCAGGTGTCGAAGGAGCTAAAGAGTTATTAAAAAGAACACAGAGCAACAGACCAACAGCAATCGTTGCTTGTAACGATGAAATAGCGGCTGGTGCACTTTTTGCTGCGCGACTTGAAGGACTCAATATTCCAAGCGATCTATCCATTGTTGGATTTGAGGATAGCCCATTCTCCAGACAAACCTGGCCGAAACTCACAACAGTCCATCAGCCAACCCAAAAAATAGCCCAAATGGCGACAGAGTTACTGATTGCTAAAAGACGCTCAGTTGATGCAGAACTAGCGAAAATATTTATTCCCGAGCCAGTGATTAGAGACTCAAGTAGTAAAGCACCCACTTAA
- a CDS encoding P-II family nitrogen regulator, giving the protein MKKVEAIIKPFKLDDVRESLAEIGITGMTVSEVKGFGRQKGHTELYRGAEYMVDFLPKVKIELVIQDELLDQALEVIVDTARTGKIGDGKIFVTEIERVIRIRTGEENEEAV; this is encoded by the coding sequence ATGAAGAAGGTCGAAGCCATTATTAAGCCATTTAAATTAGATGATGTGCGGGAATCGCTTGCTGAGATTGGTATTACGGGCATGACTGTTTCAGAGGTTAAAGGTTTCGGTCGTCAAAAAGGCCATACTGAGCTTTATCGTGGTGCCGAGTATATGGTTGATTTTTTGCCTAAAGTTAAAATTGAATTAGTGATCCAAGATGAGCTGTTAGATCAAGCGCTAGAAGTGATCGTTGATACTGCGCGGACTGGAAAAATTGGTGATGGAAAAATATTTGTCACAGAGATAGAGCGAGTGATTCGGATCCGAACCGGTGAAGAGAACGAAGAAGCTGTTTAA
- a CDS encoding GspH/FimT family pseudopilin, with protein sequence MLTLKKGFTLVELMVTLVIATTLITVGVPSFTDMYQGYRAESEIRKMQQYLMFARSQAVNYGARVTICPISGTSCGSDWKAGFSIFIDNGAAATIDSTNGVTDPIIRQVDAFNSNDFITYAGNSISFTPDGMIPATSTIGTFSYCPGSQTSENSRGVEVSSSGKVRFSDAIINCSSY encoded by the coding sequence ATGTTGACACTTAAGAAAGGCTTCACCTTAGTAGAACTAATGGTGACACTCGTAATAGCCACGACACTAATCACTGTCGGAGTCCCCTCTTTCACTGATATGTATCAAGGCTATAGAGCCGAAAGTGAAATAAGAAAAATGCAACAATACCTAATGTTCGCCCGTAGCCAAGCTGTAAACTATGGAGCTAGAGTAACCATTTGCCCTATTTCAGGCACAAGCTGTGGTTCTGATTGGAAAGCAGGTTTTAGTATTTTTATTGATAATGGTGCAGCAGCGACAATTGACTCAACCAATGGGGTAACTGATCCAATTATCAGGCAGGTTGATGCTTTTAACAGTAATGATTTTATCACCTATGCAGGTAATTCAATTAGTTTTACACCTGATGGAATGATACCCGCGACCTCCACAATCGGTACCTTCTCATATTGCCCTGGCTCTCAAACGAGTGAGAACTCAAGAGGAGTTGAGGTCAGTTCATCAGGGAAAGTACGATTTTCAGATGCTATTATCAACTGTAGTTCTTACTAA
- a CDS encoding type IV pilin protein, with the protein MKIKNGFTLIELMITVAIISILAAVAYPSYTDYVAQSARAEAYTSLLRITNLQEQFYLDNRVYTEDMNDLSLGADPFITDNELYSIDSTGTTGYVVVATAQGVQATRDSDCASIQITDTGTKTPTECWQ; encoded by the coding sequence ATGAAGATAAAAAATGGTTTTACGTTAATTGAGTTGATGATAACCGTTGCCATTATAAGCATTTTAGCGGCGGTGGCTTATCCATCATATACTGACTATGTTGCTCAAAGTGCTCGTGCAGAGGCTTATACATCACTTTTAAGGATTACTAATTTGCAAGAACAGTTTTATCTTGATAATCGAGTATACACGGAGGATATGAATGATTTAAGTTTAGGTGCAGATCCCTTTATAACAGACAATGAGTTGTACAGTATCGATTCTACAGGGACAACAGGATATGTCGTTGTTGCAACAGCTCAAGGAGTTCAGGCAACTCGAGATAGTGACTGTGCTTCAATTCAAATAACGGATACAGGGACTAAAACCCCAACGGAGTGTTGGCAATGA
- a CDS encoding TapY2 family type IVa secretion system protein, with product MKRYIIPLFFLILSVPVLASEKQDYKCFVKSSGGDKVLFYRWEVKGVKFKAAALIGSASKDKRGKTFYIKSVQECVGINQNFKSAAAQATDKITLH from the coding sequence ATGAAGCGTTATATTATTCCACTGTTTTTTCTTATCTTATCTGTACCTGTTCTTGCCAGCGAGAAACAAGATTATAAGTGTTTTGTTAAGTCCTCAGGTGGTGATAAGGTTTTGTTTTATCGGTGGGAAGTAAAAGGCGTTAAGTTCAAGGCTGCTGCTTTAATAGGGAGTGCAAGTAAGGATAAGAGAGGAAAAACGTTTTATATTAAAAGTGTGCAAGAGTGTGTGGGAATTAATCAAAACTTTAAATCTGCTGCTGCGCAGGCTACTGATAAAATTACATTACACTAA
- a CDS encoding GspH/FimT family pseudopilin, translating to MKKSLGFSLVECMTTLVISTILISVGVPQFQSIDEYFRADSSIRKVQQTFQLARNHAINYSSRVTVCPIKEGKCSKDWKIGLTIFTDLGESNQIDGTDAIIFNTGPFDTRDFITYNRQAVRFQPTGLASGTNGTLRYCPSTQDSQYSQAVIINQAGRVRFSNKKVISCDN from the coding sequence ATGAAAAAATCATTAGGCTTTTCTCTAGTGGAATGCATGACAACTTTAGTCATCTCCACTATCTTAATTTCAGTCGGTGTACCACAATTCCAATCCATTGATGAATACTTTCGTGCAGACTCATCTATAAGGAAAGTGCAACAAACGTTTCAACTTGCCAGAAACCACGCCATCAACTATTCGAGTCGGGTCACAGTCTGTCCCATAAAGGAAGGTAAGTGTTCCAAAGATTGGAAAATTGGCCTTACTATCTTTACTGATTTGGGCGAATCTAATCAGATAGATGGTACTGATGCCATAATATTTAACACTGGTCCATTCGATACAAGAGACTTTATAACCTATAACAGACAGGCTGTTCGATTCCAGCCAACTGGCTTAGCCTCTGGAACCAATGGCACTTTAAGGTATTGTCCATCGACACAAGACAGCCAATATTCACAAGCCGTAATAATCAATCAAGCCGGACGAGTAAGGTTCTCAAATAAAAAGGTGATCTCATGCGATAATTAG
- a CDS encoding pilus assembly protein: MMIKRIACAALFAIIGVSASIFADDTELYVVESSLRTGASPKVLIIFDNSGSMGTIEEDAPGAYDSATTYEAISSAHAYQDDKIYFTKGAGIDNAGTDIPLSPSDSKRFLKDINGCHQSWGLIETYGRFTGFVGEYRIQGKTGTWGELRDNSGANYDTIDCLEDIQENDPINAKNQGGNPHNDGFPVDGVKQGNTPQPYSATGGDTQLGLGEAVTLYTANYLRWHAAAVAGELPTSSQSRLEIAKTAIETVINTNTLVDFGLALFNMDYPSEGYRDGGRIVSKIQKMTTSNKSALLLTIDSIPADTNTPLCETLFEAYNYFAGNPVLYGKKDSDYSNWYDGNKPPRDTTAESGSNYISPFRVCPDAAYVIYITDGAPSQDTFANTDIGLLTANGVTEQADDKTVAPLYTSFSESLSTPNYLPALSSYLYHNDLVISPETQSDGTTTEHMQTVKTFTIGFSSGASDAAPLLKETARRGGGLYFSATGGLGLAAALNDALLTIMETDTSFTSPSIASNNFDRTQTFDSAYYAMFLPGRGPRWSGNLKKLQVTSDGVLVDKAGSVAIGDTGDIKDTACTFWSLCTAKPDGKNVMEGGVIEALQMATPSTGISGRTIYSNLTNPMSNLSQVSEAILSTNMGIIQADVSDVVKWLYGYDVDLDNQGGSETDFRSDIMGDPLHSKPLALNFGTKANPDIRIILGTNQGLLHMFKDTGSDVEESWAFIPTELLSNVRLLKENVANGGHSVYGMDGSPVAYTETDTSGRVNKAWVFMGMRRGGSSYYALDVTSPDSPSVKWIITPNSAGFSALGQTWSDPIVTTVPGHTGPVLIFGGGYDASLYDANTVPSTAATKGKAVYIVNADTGALIHAFSDTGSDGTKLDSLVDSIPNSVAILDSNNDGATDRIYATDVGGNVWRMDLADSNISSWSAYKFADLGGGTAINDRRFFAEPAVAQTTFSNISEVEVTDGEGSTTTTTTYQNIPYDAVVIGSGNRSHPTDLNTADKFFVLQDRHVVTRSLIGEPVPEVINMSKLYNVTSAPPVTETENINFGSKRGWHYDFTGTGEKSLTAALIIDGKVFFTSFVPSANVISDLVCSSSGQGRLYIFDLHKGTRTYANIYYELGERVPDTPQIVIPAPETGEEPYLYIIGVGKGEIKDGEATGTINVGSGLGVNKIYYHIDE; the protein is encoded by the coding sequence ATGATGATTAAACGTATCGCATGCGCCGCTCTGTTTGCCATTATTGGAGTATCGGCTAGCATCTTTGCCGATGACACTGAACTGTATGTAGTTGAGTCCTCTCTCAGAACTGGTGCAAGCCCTAAAGTGTTAATCATTTTTGATAACTCAGGAAGTATGGGCACTATTGAGGAGGATGCTCCTGGTGCCTATGATTCAGCAACAACCTATGAAGCTATTAGCTCAGCACATGCTTATCAAGATGATAAGATCTACTTTACCAAAGGTGCAGGCATTGATAATGCGGGAACGGATATACCGTTAAGCCCCTCTGATTCGAAACGCTTCTTAAAAGATATTAATGGTTGCCACCAAAGTTGGGGGTTAATAGAGACCTATGGACGTTTTACCGGATTTGTTGGTGAATATAGAATACAGGGAAAGACAGGGACTTGGGGGGAGCTACGAGACAATAGTGGCGCTAACTATGACACCATAGATTGTTTAGAAGACATTCAGGAAAATGATCCTATTAACGCTAAGAATCAAGGGGGAAATCCTCACAATGATGGCTTTCCAGTTGACGGCGTTAAGCAAGGTAATACACCTCAACCCTACAGTGCGACAGGGGGAGATACACAACTTGGATTAGGTGAGGCTGTGACCTTGTATACGGCTAACTATCTTCGCTGGCATGCAGCTGCCGTTGCAGGAGAGTTGCCCACCAGCTCACAGTCTCGCTTAGAAATAGCGAAAACGGCGATAGAGACAGTGATTAACACTAATACTTTAGTGGATTTCGGCTTGGCTTTATTTAATATGGATTATCCATCTGAAGGCTATCGGGATGGTGGACGTATCGTCTCAAAAATCCAGAAGATGACGACATCAAATAAAAGTGCGCTCTTATTAACTATTGATAGCATACCTGCAGATACCAATACCCCGCTTTGTGAAACACTGTTCGAAGCCTATAATTATTTTGCTGGCAACCCAGTGCTCTATGGAAAAAAAGATTCTGATTATTCAAATTGGTATGACGGCAACAAACCACCAAGGGATACTACGGCAGAATCCGGTTCAAATTATATCTCTCCATTCAGAGTATGTCCGGATGCGGCCTATGTTATTTATATCACTGATGGTGCTCCAAGTCAGGATACCTTTGCGAATACAGATATAGGCTTATTGACTGCTAATGGAGTAACAGAACAGGCTGATGATAAGACTGTAGCTCCACTTTATACTTCTTTTTCAGAAAGTCTTTCCACACCGAATTACCTCCCTGCTTTATCCAGCTACCTCTACCACAATGATTTAGTTATATCACCAGAAACTCAGAGTGACGGTACTACAACTGAGCATATGCAAACAGTTAAGACTTTTACTATTGGGTTTAGCTCAGGGGCTTCTGATGCTGCCCCATTGTTGAAGGAAACGGCCAGAAGAGGTGGTGGGCTCTATTTTTCAGCTACTGGAGGGCTAGGGTTAGCTGCGGCACTGAATGATGCTCTGTTAACTATTATGGAAACAGATACGAGTTTTACCTCTCCCAGTATCGCCAGTAATAACTTTGATCGAACTCAGACATTTGATTCGGCATATTATGCGATGTTTTTACCAGGTAGAGGACCCCGATGGAGTGGTAATCTAAAAAAACTTCAGGTTACGTCCGATGGTGTTTTGGTAGATAAAGCAGGAAGTGTGGCCATAGGTGATACTGGCGACATCAAAGATACAGCCTGTACCTTCTGGAGTTTATGTACAGCCAAACCAGATGGTAAAAATGTGATGGAAGGAGGGGTCATTGAAGCTTTGCAGATGGCTACGCCTTCTACAGGGATAAGTGGTCGTACTATTTACTCAAACTTAACTAATCCTATGTCTAATCTATCTCAGGTTTCTGAGGCGATTCTGTCTACTAACATGGGCATTATTCAGGCTGACGTCAGCGACGTCGTGAAGTGGTTATATGGTTATGATGTAGATCTCGATAATCAGGGGGGAAGTGAGACCGATTTTCGAAGTGACATTATGGGGGACCCATTACATTCCAAGCCGTTAGCACTTAATTTCGGCACAAAAGCGAATCCTGATATTCGTATTATCTTGGGCACTAACCAAGGTTTATTGCATATGTTTAAAGATACAGGCAGTGATGTGGAGGAGAGTTGGGCATTTATTCCAACAGAGCTATTGAGTAATGTTCGGCTGTTAAAGGAAAACGTGGCTAATGGAGGTCATTCTGTATATGGCATGGATGGCTCTCCTGTCGCCTATACTGAGACCGATACGTCAGGTAGAGTGAATAAAGCGTGGGTATTTATGGGGATGCGTCGTGGGGGCTCCTCTTATTACGCTTTAGATGTGACATCTCCAGATTCACCAAGTGTTAAATGGATTATAACACCTAATAGTGCAGGCTTTTCTGCTCTTGGCCAAACTTGGTCTGACCCAATAGTGACTACTGTGCCAGGCCACACCGGGCCCGTGCTGATATTTGGCGGAGGATACGATGCTTCTCTGTATGATGCTAATACTGTACCAAGTACCGCAGCAACGAAAGGAAAAGCTGTTTATATTGTCAATGCTGACACTGGTGCACTCATTCATGCGTTTAGTGATACAGGTTCAGATGGGACTAAGCTTGATAGCCTTGTTGATAGTATTCCCAATTCAGTAGCAATTTTAGATAGCAATAATGATGGTGCTACCGATCGTATCTATGCGACAGACGTGGGAGGTAATGTTTGGAGGATGGACTTAGCCGATTCAAATATAAGTTCATGGAGTGCTTACAAATTTGCTGATTTAGGTGGTGGCACCGCAATAAATGACCGGCGTTTTTTTGCTGAGCCAGCGGTGGCCCAAACTACATTTAGTAATATTTCAGAGGTAGAAGTGACTGACGGTGAGGGGAGTACAACGACAACAACTACATATCAAAATATCCCCTATGATGCAGTTGTTATAGGCAGTGGGAATCGCTCTCATCCAACGGATCTTAATACCGCTGATAAATTTTTTGTATTGCAAGATCGACATGTTGTGACTCGAAGTCTTATTGGAGAGCCCGTTCCTGAGGTTATAAACATGAGTAAACTCTATAACGTAACGTCAGCCCCTCCGGTTACTGAAACTGAGAATATTAATTTTGGCTCAAAACGAGGATGGCATTACGATTTTACTGGAACCGGAGAAAAGTCATTAACGGCGGCGCTGATAATAGATGGTAAAGTGTTTTTTACCTCTTTCGTTCCATCCGCGAATGTTATTTCTGATTTGGTATGTAGCAGCTCGGGACAAGGTAGACTCTACATTTTCGATCTCCATAAAGGAACTAGGACCTATGCAAATATTTATTATGAATTAGGCGAACGTGTACCTGATACACCACAAATTGTTATCCCAGCTCCAGAAACAGGAGAGGAGCCTTACCTCTACATCATTGGTGTAGGTAAGGGGGAGATAAAAGATGGAGAAGCTACGGGGACGATTAATGTTGGTTCAGGTTTAGGCGTCAATAAAATCTATTATCATATCGATGAATGA
- the ispH gene encoding 4-hydroxy-3-methylbut-2-enyl diphosphate reductase — MQVDNNLQIKLANPRGFCAGVDRAISIVERALALFPAPIYVRHEVVHNRYVVQNLKDRGAVFVEELDQVPDNSIVIFSAHGVSQAVRKEAKHRGLKVFDATCPLVTKVHLQVTRASRKGIECILIGHAGHPEVEGTMGQYDNPEGGVLLVESPADVESLVVKDSDNLCFVTQTTLSMDDTADVIEALQKRFPDIQGPRKDDICYATQNRQDAVRNVADDVELFIVVGSKNSSNSNRLRELAQKRGTQSYLVDNSDDIDSGWFQGVTKVAVTAGASAPEVLVQQVVDAIAELAPSVITEIEGRKEDTVFAVPAELR, encoded by the coding sequence ATGCAAGTAGACAATAACCTCCAGATTAAACTCGCTAATCCCCGTGGTTTTTGTGCCGGTGTGGATCGGGCGATCAGCATTGTTGAACGCGCTTTAGCGTTATTTCCGGCTCCTATCTATGTTCGCCACGAGGTGGTGCATAATCGTTACGTGGTACAGAACCTTAAAGATCGTGGCGCCGTTTTTGTTGAAGAGCTTGATCAAGTTCCTGATAATAGCATTGTGATCTTCAGTGCTCATGGCGTTTCACAAGCTGTGAGGAAAGAAGCTAAACATCGAGGTTTAAAGGTGTTTGATGCAACTTGTCCACTTGTCACTAAAGTTCATTTACAGGTAACACGAGCAAGCCGTAAAGGCATTGAGTGCATCTTAATTGGTCATGCAGGTCACCCCGAAGTTGAGGGAACCATGGGTCAGTATGATAATCCTGAAGGCGGTGTGCTGTTAGTTGAGTCTCCGGCTGATGTTGAGTCTTTGGTTGTTAAAGATTCTGATAATCTCTGTTTTGTGACTCAAACTACCTTGTCTATGGACGATACCGCAGATGTTATAGAGGCCCTCCAAAAGCGTTTTCCTGACATTCAAGGACCCCGTAAAGATGATATCTGTTATGCAACTCAAAACAGACAAGATGCTGTTAGAAACGTCGCCGATGATGTCGAACTGTTTATTGTAGTAGGTTCTAAAAATAGCTCTAACTCTAATCGTCTTCGCGAGTTAGCTCAAAAGAGAGGTACGCAGTCTTATTTAGTCGACAACTCCGATGACATTGATTCTGGATGGTTTCAAGGTGTTACTAAAGTTGCTGTTACCGCAGGGGCATCAGCTCCAGAGGTGCTAGTTCAGCAAGTTGTAGACGCTATAGCAGAATTAGCGCCAAGTGTCATAACTGAAATTGAAGGGCGCAAAGAGGATACCGTTTTTGCGGTTCCAGCCGAGTTAAGATAA